The following proteins are encoded in a genomic region of Coffea eugenioides isolate CCC68of chromosome 6, Ceug_1.0, whole genome shotgun sequence:
- the LOC113774162 gene encoding putative late blight resistance protein homolog R1B-17 encodes MDNGVAFVLHNLELIQNDLQKPDSYETGFSHLREDFETLKLNLLFLKTFLLCSGIWSNDQSEVRLRSFLSKIEATVNRPGMDIKILYLRAKRVFDLKSVFTDLKRVVSNLLGNIKSFNKEIIDIYETLSSCSSSESRSRLRDCELVDFIDSVLQNLVNLLSRRCLESMEDYNSALALEDKLTFLKNFIGFAKFLGVEERELEDLLAHIQVVALNAAGLTYKCLFYKEDEEMQDPKMCSIISELLEKINPVDLQVYETYVKVLKVSKSPKSLLATQTDMQILQDFSDSLRSSLWELLGSSTSFAVSVKDQMQKLYAGLRFLRSILKELPENMNELNDKIVAVISEAGIVIFSLFLNGVKEVDVDSLVVGESADCCTMLVNTNKNVTFIVAQLRGSSISGSLPSYHSFRGQEACKTTRFKPPRGRVPITNEIVVGFDDDARKVINRLKRGSATLEIVPIVGMPGLGKTTLAKKVYNSPSVEAYFYIRLWCSFSQEYDTKNSLVQILSSDGKQSRVNEELKLLDEYDLAQKLRQMLMGKRYLIVLDDVWDIRVWHGLSISFPDNRNGSRVLITSRQSNVASEVQFAVEPYNLRILTEEESWELFQRKVFGEADCPQPLCMPGKKIATNCKGLPLTIVIIAEILSTIKDDAWSEVADSLTSTIVYATDQCKNTLELSYRRLPHHLKPCLLYFGAFREDQEIETAKLMRLWIAEGFVPAEGLVLDTEPKRIEALAEEYMMDLIGRNLVMVAKQRHIGGVKTCRIHGLLHEFCKEKAKEENFLQVLHGYGELSTFNEHSCIERLSIWSKVEHFKKSMLFCPQICSLLLFSQIEESDSFMADISFVFCIYKSLRVLDLEQIFLRCKVFPREVEALVKLRYLGVQGAVSSIPPSIEKLSNLETFVVIAESGTVSLPDTIWNMTKLRHLHVVGRKVCCSLPSENLGNTSDLWNLDTFSTLIVSLDDRVENIMRKIPNVRQLKIQLSAGGCSTGNCNISHLTNVETLEVFAESSPPNPVQFSFPLRLKELVLGGLHLPWSRISVIEELRYLEVLVLLRLSFVGERWELTPGGFRELRCLILENLGVVKWEDATDSGDAFLGLQKLRLSGVLLLEKVPSRLQWIPLLEEIEVRDCTKSLKKLVHKIGKKQKDWGNMNLKIID; translated from the coding sequence ATGGACAATGGTGTTGCATTTGTCTTGCATAATCTGGAGTTGATCCAGAACGACCTCCAAAAACCTGATTCGTATGAAACTGGATTTTCTCACCTGCGTGAAGATTTTGAGACCCTCAAGCTGAATCTGCTGTTCCTGAAAACATTTCTTCTGTGTTCCGGAATCTGGAGCAATGACCAATCGGAGGTAAGGCTTCGATCTTTCTTGTCCAAGATTGAAGCTACTGTAAACAGACCCGGGATGGATATAAAAATCCTCTATCTTAGGGCAAAACGTGTATTCGATTTGAAAAGCGTGTTCACAGATTTGAAACGCGTCGTCTCTAATTTGCTGGGAAACATCAAGTCCTTTAATAAAGAAATCATCGACATATACGAAACCTTGTCGAGTTGCAGTTCATCAGAGTCCCGCTCCCGCTTAAGAGACTGTGAACTTGTGGACTTCATAGACTCTGTTCTACAGAATCTGGTGAATCTTCTCAGCCGTCGGTGTCTTGAGTCCATGGAAGATTACAACAGTGCTTTGGCCCTTGAAGACAAGCTTACATtcttgaaaaatttcattggctTTGCCAAATTTCTGGGTGTTGAAGAACGTGAATTGGAAGATCTGTTGGCTCACATTCAAGTTGTGGCTCTAAATGCCGCAGGTCTCACTTACAAGTGTTTGTTTTACAAGGAAGATGAAGAGATGCAGGATCCCAAGATGTGCTCCATAATCAGTGAGCTACTGGAGAAAATTAACCCCGTTGACCTCCAAGTTTATGAGACATATGTCAAAGTCCTTAAAGTTTCGAAGTCCCCAAAATCATTGCTTGCCACGCAGACAGATATGCAAATACTGCAGGATTTTAGTGATTCTCTCAGAAGTAGTCTTTGGGAGCTACTAGGGTCCAGTACCAGCTTCGCGGTTTCTGTGaaagatcaaatgcaaaaaCTCTATGCGGGACTGAGATTCTTGAGAAGCATTCTAAAGGAGCTGCCGGAGAATATGAATGAgctaaatgataaaattgtagCTGTCATTAGTGAGGCAGGAATTGTAATTTTCTCGCTCTTTCTGAATGGAGTGAAAGAAGTGGATGTTGACTCCTTAGTGGTTGGAGAATCTGCTGATTGTTGTACTATGCTGGTCAACACCAACAAGAATGTTACATTCATTGTGGCTCAGCTAAGGGGTTCAAGCATCTCAGGAAGTCTTCCCTCCTATCATAGCTTCAGAGgacaagaagcttgcaagactACCCGTTTCAAGCCACCAAGAGGTAGAGTACCAATAACCAATGAAATTGTAGTTGGTTTCGATGATGATGCACGAAAAGTGATTAACCGACTCAAAAGAGGATCAGCAACGTTGGAAATTGTTCCCATTGTGGGAATGCCTGGACTTGGCAAGACCACTTTAGCCAAAAAAGTTTACAATAGTCCCTCAGTTGAGGCTTACTTCTATATTCGTCTTTGGTGCTCTTTTTCGCAAGAGTATGACACTAAAAATTCGTTAGTTCAAATTTTATCTTCTGATGGTAAACAGTCTAGGGTGAATGAAGAGCTCAAACTTCTGGATGAATATGATTTGGCACAAAAACTCAGGCAAATGTTAATGGGGAAAAGATATCTTATTGTTTTAGATGATGTCTGGGACATTAGGGTATGGCATGGCTTGAGCATTTCATTCCCTGACAATAGGAATGGAAGTCGAGTCCTAATTACAAGTCGACAATCTAACGTAGCTTCAGAGGTACAATTTGCTGTGGAACCTTACAATCTTCGCATACTTACTGAAGAAGAGAGTTGGGAATTATTTCAGAGGAAGGTGTTTGGAGAAGCAGATTGTCCTCAACCACTATGTATGCCTGGGAAGAAAATAGCAACAAATTGCAAGGGATTGCCTCTTACTATTGTCATCATAGCTGAAATTTTGTCAACTATAAAGGATGATGCTTGGAGTGAAGTTGCAGATAGTTTAACTTCAACCATTGTGTATGCTACAGACCAGTGCAAGAATACATTGGAGCTGAGTTATAGACGCTTACCACATCATTTGAAGCCATGCCTTCTGTACTTCGGAGCATTTCGAGAAGATCAAGAAATTGAAACTGCGAAGTTGATGAGGCTATGGATAGCTGAAGGCTTTGTACCTGCTGAAGGGCTTGTGCTAGATACAGAGCCAAAAAGAATAGAGGCTTTAGCAGAAGAATACATGATGGATCTTATTGGCAGAAACCTAGTCATGGTTGCCAAACAAAGACATATTGGTGGAGTCAAAACTTGTCGCATTCATGGTCTATTACACGAGTTTTGTAAGGAAAAAGCCAAAGAAGAAAATTTCCTACAGGTGTTGCATGGCTATGGTGAACTTTCCACTTTTAATGAGCACTCCTGCATCGAGAGGTTGTCCATTTGGTCCAAGGTAGAGCATTTTAAAAAGTCAATGCTATTTTGTCCACAAATATGCAGTCTACTATTGTTTAGTCAGATTGAAGAGTCTGATTCATTCATGGCTGATATATCATTTGTCTTTTGCATCTACAAAAGCCTTCGAGTGTTGgatttggagcaaatttttcTGCGGTGTAAGGTCTTTCCTAGAGAAGTAGAAGCTCTTGTTAAGTTGAGATACTTGGGTGTTCAGGGTGCAGTGAGTTCCATTCCTCCCTCCATAGAGAAGCTCTCCAACTTAGAAACTTTTGTTGTGATTGCTGAATCTGGTACTGTTTCATTGCCAGATACCATATGGAATATGACCAAGTTGAGGCATCTACATGTGGTGGGCAGGAAAGTTTGTTGTTCTTTGCCGAGTGAAAATCTTGGAAACACCTCTGACCTCTGGAATTTAGACACTTTTTCCACCTTGATTGTGTCTTTAGATGACAGAGTGGAAAATATAATGAGAAAGATTCCAAATGTCCGCCAACTGAAAATCCAACTCTCAGCGGGAGGGTGCTCTACGGGAAACTGCAACATAAGCCACCTTACAAATGTAGAAACACTCGAAGTGTTTGCAGAGTCATCACCACCGAATCCTGTTCAGTTTTCTTTCCCCCTACGTTTAAAAGAGTTGGTCCTTGGAGGATTGCATCTGCCCTGGAGTAGAATTTCAGTGATTGAGGAACTACGCTACCTTGAGGTCCTTGTATTACTCAGGCTGTCATTTGTCGGAGAAAGATGGGAGTTGACACCAGGAGGGTTCCGTGAACTCAGGTGCTTGATTTTGGAAAACTTGGGTGTTGTCAAATGGGAAGACGCAACAGATAGTGGTGATGCTTTTCTGGGTCTTCAGAAGTTAAGGTTGAGTGGGGTTTTGCTATTGGAAAAGGTCCCTTCCCGTTTACAGTGGATTCCACTTCTTGAAGAGATTGAAGTACGGGACTGTACGAAGTCTCTTAAGAAGTTGGTACACAAAATTGGGAAAAAGCAGAAGGACTGGGGAAATATGAATCTGAAGATCATTGACTAG
- the LOC113774161 gene encoding uncharacterized protein LOC113774161 — MGDFNDLRSNEEKWGGRDRAEGSFREFNRFIRANNLIDLGYQGVPWTWSNSWEGDGEVKERLDRCLCSTEWVQRYEKVRCNHVETEASDHLMLIVDTNPDTKRKQMRFYFDQRWTKNPETKEVIQGAWRKDHLGSKMFKVTRKIKECRITILEWRKKVQGNSKVRIKELKEKLVKVRERNDSGKGGQIAELKSQLSKAYKEEELYWSQKSRRKWLKEGDRNTTFFHSTVMAKRRRNTISKLQKIDGTWCKNEQEIEEELSEYYKDLFTTTSPNNFEDILAEIPSTIFSQMNEQLIRLVEENDIRQALFSMHPNKAPGTDGMSPLFFQHYWNIVKVDLVAAISSFFHTGYMLKVVNETIISLIPKIEAPKSVANYRPISLCTVMYKIISKIIANRLKMVLQHCISNSQLAFIPGRQILNNVVVAHEILHFLKNRRKGMVGYMALKLDMSKAYDRVEWKFVGRLMMKMGFCPIFVRWIMTYDSLLCYQANKQEAGKVKSILERYGKASGQVVNFEKSAIFCGKNTPDLRKKEVQDEPENMKEARNGTYLGLPMAIGRSKTQVFGFVKSKIENKLQGWKQKLLSQGGKEIFIKAVIMAMPTYVMACFRVPRGLFTAKIARFWWGKGEQETCVHWASWKKLSEVKGRGGIGFRDLEDFNTALLAKQIWRFLTAPNLLVSKVMKAKYMKDPNWMEKNPPQSASWCWKSIHSAKSLLLAGLWKRIGDGRSVSIWNDRWITGSEKGLVSGSKPEDCTLEWTGYAVARQFGANQSEPRGNDAETSWEIRKDSVRKKLWHMKVKAKLKHFLWKCLQNCLPVNEVLSKRLRKGEGRCGCCGKVEETMEHLFFSCENVAKVWKMAPVRWDGLQDKQHNLWLWWEQVTQALSLEQGQDRVNLTINILWQIWKARNKKVFEDAKQEPFKILRKAQAEWLEFEQEREPEQEGITVQTSSELNSRREMPREGVIRLYTDAAISAKRIRTGQGIIARNTTES, encoded by the exons ATGGGAGATTTTAATGACTTGAGATCGAATGAGGAGAAGTGGGGAGGAAGAGATAGAGCTGAAGGTAGTTTTAGAGAGTTTAACAGGTTTATTAGAGCTAATAATCTGATTGATTTAGGATATCAAGGTGTGCCGTGGACATGGAGCAATAGTTGGGAAGGGGATGGTGAGGTGAAAGAAAGGTTGGACAGGTGCCTATGTAGTACAGAATGGGTGCAACGATATGAGAAGGTAAGGTGCAATCATGTTGAAACAGAGGCATCAGATCATCTCATGCTTATTGTTGACACTAATCCAGATACCAAAAGGAAGCAAATGAGATTTTATTTTGATCAAAGATGGACCAAAAATCCAGAAACAAAGGAGGTGATTCAAGGAGCATGGAGAAAAGATCACCTCGGATCCAAAATGTTCAAAGTGACTAGGAAAATAAAGGAATGTCGCATTACAATTCTGGAATGGAGGAAAAAAGTGCAAGGTAATTCCAAAGTAAGAATCAAGGAGTTAAAGGAGAAACTGGTTAAGGTGAGAGAAAGAAATGATAGTGGTAAGGGTGGACAAATTGCTGAGCTAAAATCCCAGTTGAGTAAAGCATATAAGGAGGAAGAGCTATACTGGAGCCAAAAATCAAGGCGCAAATGGCTCAAGGAAGGAGATAGAAATACAACTTTTTTCCACTCAACAGTAATGGCAAAGAGGAGGAGAAACACTATTAGTAAGCTGCAGAAAATTGATGGGACATGGTGCAAGAATGAACAAGAGATAGAGGAGGAACTCAGTGAATATTATAAAGACCTCTTCACCACTACAAGTCCGAACAACTTTGAGGATATTCTCGCAGAAATACCAAGCACTATTTTTAGTCAAATGAATGAGCAGCTGATAAGGCTAGTGGAGGAAAATGATATTAGGCAAGCTTTGTTCTCCATGCATCCAAACAAAGCACCAGGGACTGATGGTATGTCTCCTCTCTTTTTTCAACATTACTGGAATATTGTCAAAGTGGATTTAGTGGCAGCTATTAGTAGTTTTTTCCATACGGGGTACATGCTCAAAGTTGTGAATGAAACTATTATCTCTTTAATTCCAAAAATTGAGGCTCCCAAATCAGTTGCGAATTATAGACCAATCAGTTTGTGCACTGTCATGtataaaatcatttccaaaatcataGCAAATAGGCTGAAAATGGTTTTGCAACACTGCATTAGTAACTCTCAGTTAGCTTTTATCCCAGGCAGGCAAATTCTTAATAACGTTGTGGTAGCTCATGAAATTCTTCACTTTTTGAAAAataggaggaagggaatggtAGGATACATGGCACTAAAACTTGACATGTCAAAAGCTTACGATAGAGTTGAATGGAAGTTTGTGGGGAGACTAATGATGAAAATGGGTTTCTGTCCAATCTTTGTCAGATGGATCATGACTT ATGATTCTTTACTTTGCTACCAAGCAAACAAGCAGGAGGCGGGGAAGGTAAAAAGCATTCTGGAAAGATATGGCAAAGCATCAGGGCAGGTGGTAAATTTTGAGAAATCAGCTATCTTCTGTGGCAAAAATACTCCAGACCTGAGGAAGAAAGAAGTGCAAGACGAACCGGAAAATATGAAGGAGGCAAGGAATGGAACATACTTGGGGCTCCCGATGGCAATTGGAAGATCAAAGACACAAGTTTTTGGATTTGTGAAGAGCAAAATCGAAAACAAGCTTCAAGGTTGGAAACAAAAGCTACTGAGTCAAGGAGGCAAGGAAATATTCATCAAAGCAGTAATTATGGCGATGCCAACATATGTAATGGCCTGCTTTAGAGTCCCTCGAGGCTTATTCACAGCTAAGATTGCAAGATTCTGGTGgggaaagggagagcaagaaacTTGTGTACATTGGGCAAGCTGGAAGAAGCTTTCAGAAGTGAAGGGAAGAGGGGGGATAGGTTTTAGAGACCTTGAGGATTTCAACACGGCCTTGCTGGCaaagcaaatttggagattcCTAACAGCTCCAAATTTGCTAGTAAGCAAGGTAATGAAGGCAAAATACATGAAAGACCCAAATTGGATGGAAAAAAATCCCCCACAATCAGCTTCCTGGTGTTGGAAGAGCATACATAGTGCAAAATCACTATTGTTAGCTGGCTTGTGGAAAAGAATTGGGGATGGCAGGTCGGTTAGTATATGGAATGACAGATGGATAACTGGATCTGAAAAAGGCTTGGTGTCTGGCTCAAAGCCTGAGGATTGCACGTTAGAATGG ACGGGCTATGCAGTAGCAAGACAGTTTGGTGCAAATCAAAGTGAACCGAGAGGAAATGATGCTGAAACAAGTTGGGAGATAAGAAAGGACAGTGTGCGGAAAAAGTTATGGCATATGAAGGTGAAGGCAAAGCTCAAACACTTCTTGTGGAAATGTTTACAGAATTGTTTACCGGTCAATGAGGTACTGTCCAAACGACTAAGAAAGGGTGAAGGTAGATGTGGCTGCTGTGGGAAAGTTGAGGAAACAATGGAACACTTGTTCTTCTCCTGTGAAAATGTAGCAAAGGTATGGAAAATGGCTCCAGTCAGATGGGATGGATTACAAGACAAGCAACATAATCTATGGCTTTGGTGGGAGCAAGTTACTCAAGCACTATCGTTGGAACAAGGACAGGATAGAGTTAACCTTACCATCAACATCCTGTGGCAAATCTGGAAAGCCAGAAATAAAAAAGTTTTTGAAGATGCAAAGCAGGAACCTTTCAAAATTTTACGGAAAGCACAAGCTGAGTGGTTAGAGtttgagcaagagagggagcCAGAACAGGAGGGGATTACAGTCCAGACAAGTTCCGAACTCAATTCAAGAAGGGAGATGCCAAGGGAGGGAGTGATAAGGTTGTATACGGATGCAGCTATATCAGCCAAAAGGATCAGGACTGGGCAAGGAATAATAGCAAGGAATACTACTGAAAGCTAA